In Rhodanobacter humi, the following are encoded in one genomic region:
- a CDS encoding Nudix family hydrolase — protein sequence MDQAPLHVLAGALCDREGRVLLAERPAGKHLAGLWEFPGGKREPGETPLVALARELDEELGIALVEAAPLIRVPWRYHERALLLDAWCVTQWRGAPRSLEGQGLRWCLPMQADPATLAPADRAILQALRLPPHYLITPAEVLPAERDFWFERIGHAIEAGERMLQLRLPLWPRESVREFAASLLPLARAHAAQLLLNADIEGARVLGIGVHLTGAQLATLGERPLPLQQIVGASCHDAAQLAQALRLDVDFATLSPVAATASHPQAQPLGWSNFQELAEAAAMPVYALGGMVPAQLAQAQLAGAQGVAGIRGFWSAS from the coding sequence GTGGATCAGGCGCCGCTGCATGTGCTGGCCGGCGCGCTGTGCGATCGCGAGGGTCGCGTGTTGCTGGCCGAGCGCCCCGCCGGCAAGCATCTGGCGGGCCTGTGGGAATTCCCCGGCGGCAAGCGCGAGCCCGGCGAGACGCCGCTGGTGGCGCTGGCGCGCGAGCTGGACGAGGAACTGGGCATCGCGCTGGTCGAGGCCGCGCCGCTGATCCGCGTGCCTTGGCGCTATCACGAGCGCGCGCTGCTGCTGGACGCTTGGTGCGTGACGCAGTGGCGCGGCGCGCCGCGTTCGCTGGAAGGGCAGGGCCTGCGCTGGTGTTTGCCGATGCAGGCGGATCCGGCCACGCTGGCGCCGGCCGATCGAGCGATCCTGCAGGCATTGCGCCTGCCGCCGCATTACCTCATCACGCCGGCGGAAGTGCTGCCGGCTGAACGTGACTTCTGGTTCGAGCGGATCGGACATGCCATCGAAGCGGGCGAGCGCATGCTGCAGTTGCGCCTGCCGCTGTGGCCTCGCGAAAGCGTGCGAGAGTTCGCCGCATCATTGCTGCCGCTGGCGCGCGCACATGCCGCACAACTGCTGCTCAATGCGGATATCGAGGGCGCGCGGGTGCTGGGCATCGGCGTGCACCTGACCGGCGCGCAGCTGGCCACGCTCGGTGAACGTCCGCTGCCGTTGCAGCAGATCGTCGGCGCCAGCTGCCACGATGCCGCGCAGTTGGCGCAGGCACTGCGGCTGGACGTGGATTTCGCCACGCTGTCGCCGGTGGCGGCCACCGCCAGCCACCCACAGGCGCAGCCGCTGGGCTGGTCGAATTTCCAGGAGCTGGCCGAGGCGGCCGCGATGCCGGTGTATGCACTGGGCGGCATGGTGCCGGCGCAGTTGGCGCAAGCGCAGTTGGCTGGCGCGCAAGGCGTGGCCGGTATACGCGGTTTCTGGTCTGCGTCGTAG
- a CDS encoding dihydrofolate reductase — MAISLIAALDENFAIGRKGHLPWHLPDDLRWFKQLTVGKHVLMGYNTAVSIGRALPDRTNLVLSRRHEAPFPGQVTVRSIDEAQARCDHTGLMVIGGGQVFREALPMARRLYLTWVSAAVDGADTFFPGVHFTDWTEVSRVHHKKDAEHAYDFDMVEYVRGS, encoded by the coding sequence ATGGCCATTTCGCTGATCGCCGCGCTCGACGAGAACTTCGCCATCGGCCGCAAGGGACATCTGCCCTGGCATCTGCCGGACGACTTGCGCTGGTTCAAGCAACTCACCGTGGGCAAGCACGTGCTGATGGGCTACAACACCGCGGTGTCGATCGGCCGCGCGCTGCCGGACCGCACCAACCTGGTGTTGTCGCGCCGGCACGAGGCGCCGTTCCCCGGCCAGGTCACCGTGCGCTCGATCGACGAGGCGCAGGCGCGCTGCGACCACACCGGCCTGATGGTGATCGGCGGCGGCCAGGTGTTCCGCGAGGCGCTGCCGATGGCGCGCCGGCTGTACCTGACCTGGGTCAGCGCGGCGGTGGACGGTGCGGACACCTTCTTCCCCGGCGTGCACTTCACCGACTGGACCGAGGTCTCGCGCGTGCACCACAAGAAGGACGCCGAGCACGCCTACGACTTCGACATGGTCGAGTACGTGCGCGGCAGCTGA
- a CDS encoding thymidylate synthase, whose translation MKAYLDLLRHVLEHGTEKADRTGTGTRSVFGWQMRFDLAEGFPLVTTKKLHLKSIVHELIWFLQGDTNIAYLKEHGVSIWDEWADARGELGPVYGKQWRAWPTADGAAVDQIRWVVDEIRRNPDSRRLIVSAWNVGELPKMALMPCHTLFQFYVADGKLSCQLYQRSGDIFLGVPFNIASYALLTHMVAQVCGLGVGDFVHTLGDAHLYNNHVEQARLQLSREPRPLPKLALNPEVRALEDFRYEDIAIEGYAPHPAIKAPVAV comes from the coding sequence ATGAAGGCCTACCTCGACCTGCTGCGCCACGTGCTGGAGCACGGCACGGAGAAGGCCGACCGCACCGGCACCGGCACGCGCAGCGTGTTCGGCTGGCAGATGCGCTTCGACCTGGCCGAAGGCTTCCCGCTGGTCACCACCAAGAAGCTGCACCTGAAGTCCATCGTCCACGAGCTGATCTGGTTCCTGCAGGGCGACACCAACATCGCCTACCTCAAGGAACACGGCGTCAGCATCTGGGACGAATGGGCCGACGCGCGCGGCGAGCTCGGCCCGGTCTACGGCAAGCAGTGGCGCGCGTGGCCCACCGCCGACGGCGCCGCGGTGGACCAGATCCGCTGGGTGGTGGACGAGATCCGTCGCAATCCGGATTCGCGCCGCCTGATCGTCAGCGCCTGGAACGTGGGCGAGCTGCCGAAGATGGCGCTGATGCCCTGCCACACGCTGTTCCAGTTCTACGTCGCTGACGGCAAGCTGAGCTGCCAGCTCTACCAGCGCTCCGGCGACATCTTCCTCGGCGTGCCGTTCAACATCGCCAGTTACGCGCTGCTCACCCACATGGTGGCCCAGGTGTGCGGGCTGGGCGTGGGCGATTTCGTGCACACGTTGGGCGACGCGCACCTGTACAACAACCACGTGGAGCAGGCGCGGCTGCAGCTGTCGCGCGAGCCGCGCCCCTTGCCGAAGCTGGCGCTGAATCCCGAGGTGCGCGCGCTGGAGGATTTCCGCTACGAGGACATCGCCATCGAGGGCTATGCGCCGCACCCGGCGATCAAGGCGCCGGTGGCGGTATAG
- the lgt gene encoding prolipoprotein diacylglyceryl transferase, with protein sequence MTQPLVVDINPIAFHLGPVQVHWYGLMYLVGFFSAAVLGEYRRRKGRLPVTRDALGDLFFYGMMGVIAGGRIGYMLFYYAGGLRWIWTDPLALFKVWDGGMSFHGGLLGVLVAGLWWSRKQQLHFFDTVDFVAPLVPIGLGLGRLGNFINGELWGKPTDLPWGMIFPHAHGEDVAYVAAHPAWQAQLAQLGGLVRQPSQLYEMALEGVVMFVVLWLVSMKPRPRYLISGLFALMYGGFRFAVEFVRLPDIQLGYLAFGWVTMGQILSLPLIAVGLWLLWLSRRSPTLRLYEVAMPIEDGK encoded by the coding sequence ATGACGCAGCCCCTCGTCGTCGACATCAATCCGATCGCCTTCCACCTCGGCCCGGTGCAGGTGCACTGGTACGGGTTGATGTACCTGGTGGGCTTTTTCAGCGCCGCGGTGCTGGGCGAGTACAGGCGGCGCAAGGGCCGCCTGCCGGTGACGCGCGACGCGCTGGGCGACCTGTTCTTCTACGGCATGATGGGCGTGATCGCGGGCGGGCGGATCGGCTACATGCTGTTCTATTACGCCGGCGGCCTGCGCTGGATCTGGACCGATCCGCTGGCGCTGTTCAAGGTGTGGGACGGCGGCATGAGCTTTCACGGCGGCTTGCTCGGCGTGCTGGTGGCGGGGCTGTGGTGGTCGCGCAAGCAGCAACTGCATTTCTTCGACACGGTGGATTTCGTGGCGCCGCTGGTGCCGATCGGCCTGGGCCTCGGGCGGCTGGGCAACTTCATCAACGGCGAGCTGTGGGGCAAGCCCACCGACCTGCCGTGGGGCATGATCTTCCCGCACGCGCATGGTGAGGACGTGGCCTACGTCGCGGCGCATCCGGCCTGGCAGGCGCAGCTGGCGCAACTCGGCGGCCTGGTGCGCCAGCCTTCGCAGCTGTACGAGATGGCGCTGGAAGGCGTGGTGATGTTCGTCGTGCTGTGGCTGGTGTCGATGAAGCCGCGGCCGCGCTATCTCATCTCCGGCCTGTTCGCGCTGATGTACGGCGGCTTCCGCTTCGCGGTGGAGTTCGTGCGCCTGCCCGACATCCAGCTCGGATACCTCGCGTTCGGCTGGGTGACGATGGGGCAGATCCTGTCGCTGCCGCTGATCGCCGTGGGCCTGTGGCTGCTGTGGCTGTCGCGGCGTTCGCCCACCTTGCGGTTGTACGAAGTGGCAATGCCGATCGAGGACGGAAAATGA